A single region of the Opitutaceae bacterium genome encodes:
- the cas1e gene encoding type I-E CRISPR-associated endonuclease Cas1, producing the protein MALEYGVLRVEDHCLFLDRQDGSGIEVPVGMVSAVLLEPGVSVTHEAVKLAAEHDVLLLWVGEAGVRVYSAGMPGGKHAPRLIEQVRQHINHNERMMAAQRLYLLMFAEAMPETRSLEKLRGLEGVKVREIYNLLANQYGVDWSGRENADLALKDALGIAASWRSGLAEAVILAAGFSPAIGIIHSGDPRSLAFDLADTVKFKTVVPAAFRVFQESPLDTRNRVRRVCRDMFREQNTASVLFDNLYEILGDDVVGGKTN; encoded by the coding sequence GTGGCGCTCGAATACGGCGTGTTACGTGTCGAGGATCATTGCTTATTCCTTGATCGTCAGGACGGAAGCGGTATTGAGGTGCCTGTAGGTATGGTGTCCGCCGTGCTACTGGAACCAGGCGTTTCCGTAACGCATGAGGCTGTCAAACTGGCCGCTGAACACGATGTCTTGTTGCTCTGGGTCGGGGAGGCGGGCGTGCGCGTATATTCGGCGGGTATGCCGGGAGGAAAGCATGCTCCACGGTTGATCGAGCAGGTGAGGCAACACATCAACCATAATGAGCGCATGATGGCCGCGCAGCGGTTGTACTTGCTGATGTTTGCCGAAGCGATGCCGGAAACCCGCTCCTTGGAAAAATTGCGCGGGCTGGAGGGGGTGAAGGTCAGGGAGATTTATAATCTCCTGGCTAACCAATATGGCGTTGATTGGTCTGGGAGAGAAAATGCTGACCTAGCGCTCAAGGACGCCCTTGGTATTGCGGCCAGTTGGCGGTCTGGTTTGGCGGAAGCGGTAATTCTGGCCGCTGGGTTTTCGCCGGCCATTGGGATTATTCATAGCGGCGATCCAAGGTCCCTTGCTTTCGATTTGGCCGATACAGTCAAATTCAAAACGGTTGTGCCAGCCGCGTTCCGGGTTTTTCAAGAATCGCCACTCGATACGCGAAACCGGGTGAGGCGCGTTTGCCGCGATATGTTCCGTGAGCAAAATACGGCATCTGTGCTATTCGATAATCTGTACGAAATACTTGGCGACGATGTGGTTGGTGGTAAAACTAATTAA